The Sporosarcina sp. Te-1 DNA window CCTGCTATATCTGGACTCGTGTTAAATCCGGAAACCGTGGAAATTACATTTATCGACGATACAAGGTGGAGAGGAAACATCACAGGCGTCTATAAAGAGGGAAGTACATCTCCAATCCATCCATCGAGAGTGAAAATTACTGCAGGAAGGATCATGATCGATGTAAAGGATGATGCCTTGAGTCCAGGCACACAGAGATTCATTGTGAAGGCAGAGGGGTATGCGGATGCTATCGTCACAATCGAAGTGCCTATTCCAATCGAACCGCCTGCTTTATCTGGACTCGTGTTAAATCCGGAAAACATCCAGGTTACATTTATCGAGAATGCCGAGTGGAGAGGGAAAATTACTGGTATCTATAAGGAAGGAAGTACATCCCCCATTCACCCATCAAGGGTAAACATAACGACTGAAGGATTGATCACGATTAACTTAACAGATGCTGCATTGAGCCCCGGAATACAGAAACTGATTGTAAAAGCAGATGGATATGCAGATGCCGTCGTGATACTTGAAGTCCCGATACCGTTGACTGCGCCGTCATTAACTGGAACAGCCCCAAATGGAGAAAATGTGAAAATTACATTTACCGATAACCCAGAGTGGAGAGGGAAAATCACAGGCATCTATAAAGAGGGAAGTACCTCTCCAATCCATCATTCAAGGGTAGAGACGACCGCAGGAATGATCATAATTGATCTAAAAGATGCTGCGTTGAGTCCGGGCATACAGAAATTTCTTGTGAAAGCGGATGGGTATGCAGATGCCATCGTCACAATTGAAGTACCTGCGCCGATAGAACCTCCTGCTTTATCTGGAGTCGTGATAAATCCGGAAAACATCCAGGTTACATTTATCGAGAATGCCGAGTGGAGAGGGAAAATTACTGGTATCTATAAAGAGGGAACCACTTCACCGATTCATTTTTCAAGAGTGAACACAACGACCGAGGGATTGATCACGATCGACTTAACAGGTGCTGCATTGAGCCCTGGAATACAGAAATTGACTGTAAAAGCAGAGGGGTATGCAGATGCTATCGTGACAATCGAAGTCCCGATGCCGTTAGCTGCGCCGCCGTTAACCGGAACAATCCTGAATGCAGAAAATGTGAAACTTACATTTGCCGATAATCCAGAGTGGAGAGAGAGAATCAAAGGGGTCTACAAGGAGGGAAGTACATCTCCAATTCATTTCTCAAGGGTAGACACAACGACTGAGGGATTGATCACGATCAATTTAACTGGTGCTGCATTGAGCCCTGGAATACAAAAACTGACTGTAAAAGCAGAGGGGTATGCAGATGCAGTCGTGACAATCGAAGTCCCGATGCCGTTGGCTGCGCCGCCGTTAACTGGCACAGTCCTGAATGCAGAAAATGTGAAACTTACATTTGCCGATGATCCAGAGTGGAGGGAGAGAATCGAAGGGGTCTACAAGGAAGGAAGTACATCTCCAATTCATTCCTCAAGGGTAGACACAACGACTGAGGGATTGATCACGATCAATTTAACTGGTGCTGCATTGAGCCCGGGCATTCTGGAACTAATTGTGAAGTCAGAAGGCTATGCGGATGCCGTAGTAATAATAGAAGTGCCTGAGCCGATAGCACCGCCTTCTTTATCTGCAATATCGCCCAACTCAGAAACCATCCAAATTATATTTACTGATGATGCGGAGTGGCGAGGAAAAATAACAGGTGTGTATAAAAATGGAAACTCGGTTCCGGTACACTTCTCAAGGGTTATAACGACCGTCGAAGGAGTAATTACAATTGATCTTACTGATGACGCATTGAATCCAGGGTCACATGAATTTACCGTAAAAGCGGATGGATATGCAGACGCGTCGGTAAGAATTTTAATTGGTCTTGATTAATAGTACAATATTGTTAGTACGGAGTTGCTTTCTCAGTTTGCAATGGAAACAAACATCTAGAAATGCATATAGTTTGGAGTTGTTCTGATTGAATAATAGAGGTCGAAGAAAAGGAGCGGATGGAGAAAAAAGCAGAGAGCTACTGCTGGAAATCGCTGCAAAACAGTTTGCTCTTCATGGGTTTCATGAAACAAAAATTAGTGCCATTGTTAAGGAAGCCCATGTCACACAACCAACGTTCTATCTCTACTTCAAAAGCAAAGAAGCTATTTTTCAAGAGCTGGTCGCCGTGTTTAAAGCCAAATTGTATACATTAGTGGAGCAAAGCCGATTATCTTCTGGTATCGAGCCGGGGAAATTGCAGGATCGCATTGCTTATGGCATTGCTGCGATTTTCCATCTGTTTCAAGATAATGAACAAGTTGCCCGTATTGGCTTCTTCGCTTCAGAGGAAGCACTTGATATGAAAATGAAAATGGTGGCGCAAATTGAGGAAAATCTTGTCACAGAAGTGGAAAATGGTTATTTTCACGGAAATGTAGATATTAATACGGTTGCCATAGCAATCGTTGGCGTTATTGAGCAACTCACTTTAACAAAATTATGGACGGGATTAAAGACTCCAGAGGAACTCGCCCAGGAAATGACTAGGCTCTTTTTGCATGGGTTGTTGAAGGAGTCATAAAGAGGATGGGTAAGAACCCTTATTATTAATATTGTTAAAATGACTCAACAAGTAGGGCAGTCTAATAAGTCCCTATACAAAAAGGTGGAGAAAAACAGCTCGTTTTTCTCCATCTTTTGTCTTATACAGATTACAAATAATCTGCCTTCTGCAATACCAGGAGGTCATTGGGTATTTCCGTTATGAGATTTTCGAGACACCTCCAAAGAGAAAATTGAAAGTGTGCTGAATTAATGGCCGTTAAGGTGAGTGAGATGCGTAGTAAGATGTAAGAAATGAAAAAGAACATATTGACACGAATTATCGAAATTGTTATCCTAGTTTCAATCCCGTTTCTTGCGGGAATTGAATAAAACATTTCCGGGTAGAGACGATGAGAACCCGGCGAAGCCATCTATGCAGCCTTTTCAGGGTCCTTGCATTTTTTTAGGCTTTGCCGGGTTTTTTGTGGTTCATCAAAGGGGGGAGCTTGGAGACGCAGTCATACAGTCAGGGGAAGCACAATAGATGAGGTAGCAGAAGATTACAGGAAAAGGGGAGTATGTATGGCTTTCGATTATTTAGATTCGCCTGCAGACGCGAAGAAACTGGAGAAGTTTCAACGCAAGGTGAAGATTGTTTCAGCGGGAGGAACATTTCTAGATGGCTTTGACTTGACGATCATTGCTGTTGCGATGCCGCTGATTTTAAAACAGTGGAGCATTTCGCCAGGGGAACAGAGCTTCCTGACGGCTTCCGCTATTATTGGTTCATTTATCGGCGCGGCGTGGCTCGGCCGGTTAACGGATTCTTTTGGACGAAAAGCGATGATTACGATCGATTTGATCGCATTTGTTTTATTTGCAGTTTTGACAGCGGTTGCACCGAATGTAATTTGGTTGATTGTCTTCCGATTTTTACTGGGTATTGGGATAGG harbors:
- a CDS encoding TetR/AcrR family transcriptional regulator, with product MNNRGRRKGADGEKSRELLLEIAAKQFALHGFHETKISAIVKEAHVTQPTFYLYFKSKEAIFQELVAVFKAKLYTLVEQSRLSSGIEPGKLQDRIAYGIAAIFHLFQDNEQVARIGFFASEEALDMKMKMVAQIEENLVTEVENGYFHGNVDINTVAIAIVGVIEQLTLTKLWTGLKTPEELAQEMTRLFLHGLLKES